The following coding sequences are from one Mobula birostris isolate sMobBir1 unplaced genomic scaffold, sMobBir1.hap1 scaffold_1364, whole genome shotgun sequence window:
- the LOC140192451 gene encoding hydroxyproline dehydrogenase-like, giving the protein YRRLLDQLVTLVKRNPRVGLVAATHNEGSVQYLLNRMEALGLGRDCGMIHSAQLLGMCDHVSLTLGRAGYSVYKSVPYGDVPSVIPYLIRRAQENQSALRGLRRERELLRGELSRRLLLGRGVQG; this is encoded by the exons TTACCggaggctcctggaccagctggtgACCCTGGTGAAGCGGAACCCAAGGGTGGGGCTGGTGGCAGCCACACACAATGAGGGATCAGTCCAATACCTTCTCAATAG GATGGAGGCGCTGGGTCTCGGCAGGGACTGTGGGATGATTCACTCTGCCCAGTTACTGGGAATGTGTGACCACGTCTCCCTCACCCTGG GGCGAGCTGGCTACTCGGTCTACAAATCCGTCCCGTATGGAGATGTGCCGTCTGTCATTCCCTACCTGATCCGAAGAGCCCAGGAGAACCAGTCGGCGCTGAGGGGTCTCCGCCGCGAGAGAGAGCTGCTCAGGGGCGAGCTCAGCCGGCGCCTCCTGCTCGGGAGGGGGGTGCAGGGCTGA